The window ACCTTGAGGCCGTCGAGCTCTGCACACATCTTGATCTGGCAGGACAGGCGAGAAACGGGGAGACGCTCGGACTCAGCACCGTCGAGCATGTCATCTTCGAGGTCAGAAACTTCGCCGGCAGCACCAACGAAAGCCTCATCAACATAGACGTGGCAGGTTGCGCAGGAGCATGCTCCACCACATTCAGCAACGATGCCCTTGACGCCGTTCTTCACAGCGATTTCCATGACGGAATCACCGTCACGAGCTTCGAGGGTGGTCTCAGTTCCGTCGGGGGAAATGTAAGTTACGTTCGGCATGTGTCTCTCCTGTTTTATGTTTCTGTCTCTGAAAAGTTTTAGATGAATTGCTTGCCGCCATCGACCACGAGGGTCTGGCCGGTGATGTAACCGGACTGTTCGCCGGCAAGGAAAATAGCGGTTCCCACGATGTCTTCGGGCTGGCTGGCACGCTTGATAGCACCGCGGTCCACGCCATAGGTCTCGGCGTCTTCCATCAGGCTCAAGCTGGCTTCAGTCAGGGTAAATCCTGGAGCAATGGCATTGACGGTGACGCCCTGTGGGCCCACTTCACGAGCCATCACACGGGTCATGCCGATCACGGCGCCCTTGGACGCGACGTAGTGCATCCACAGTGGCGAACCGCTGAAGACAGTTGCGGAGGCAATGTTCACAATGCGACCACCAGGCTGAGCCATCTTGGGATAAACCGAGGCTGAACACAGCCACGCGCCCTTGACGTTCACGTTCATGACGCGATCCCATTCTGCAGGGTCAATCTCGGTGAAGGGCTTGCGGGTCAGCGTTGCATAGATGGCTGCGTTGTTGATGAGCACATCAATACGTCCAAACGCATCCAGAGCAGCTTGGGCCAGAGCATCCGTGGATTCTTTGCTGGTGACATCGACCTTAACGGCAATGGCTTTCGCACCAGATGCATTCAGCATCGAGGCGGTTTCTTCCACGCCTGCCTGGTCAATATCGGCCACAACGAGCTGGGCGCCTTCGGCAGCGAACCCCTGAGCAAAGGCACGACCTAAGCCACCGGCTGCGCCGGTGACAATGACAACTTTGCCGTCAAACTGTGGTGAAGCACCCATTAGGCGACATCCTCTCGGGTGTAAGTGTGAGCAATTTCTTCGCTGAAATCCATGCATGCCGTAGTCACAAGTACTCGGGACATGGCCTTTGCTTGGTCAGTGAAAAGTTCGTTATACGCGCGGTAGGCACACAACCGCAGGGATTGTTCAGCATCAATGCCAAACCAGTCCATCACGACGCGACGGCCGTGAGGAGTGACGCGCCAGACCTTGTCTGAGTCCTTAACCAGGGCGTCATTGGTGTTGATGGTGACCAGACGAGTGTCGTGGCCATCAATGATGTCCACGATCTGCACGATGTCTTCTTCAGGAACACCGACCTGCTCGAGGATTTCCCGCGCAATGCGTGCACCCTCTTTTTCGTGCTGAATGATCAAGTGGCGCAGAGAGTCATCTGCTCCGGGAGCAATGGCTTCCAGCGCTAAACGCTCATCGACCGTGGACCAACCCGTGTCGTGGAGAAGTATTGCGGGAAGCACGATGTTTTCATCAGCTTCAGGAATCTGGGAGAGCAGTGCTTGTGCGATCGAATACGCATAGAGGCTGTGCGCATCGTTATCGCGGGTGCGAAGGAAATCCTTCGCAAGGGACCAAATCGCCCCATCCCGCTCGTTCAGTTCAATCATCCCGGGGACTCGCGATGCGTCCGGAATCTTTCCGGTGACATCGCGGCCCAGGTGATTGACAACTGGTGAGTGGGATGGGGTCGACATGGTTTATTCCTTAGTGGCTGCTTACTTAGCCAATGATTTCGACGGTACCGTTCGAGCCATCGACTCGAAGCTTCATACCGGTCTTGATCTTGGTGGAAGCAGACCCGGTACCGGTGACGGCGG of the Aurantimicrobium photophilum genome contains:
- a CDS encoding 2Fe-2S iron-sulfur cluster-binding protein is translated as MPNVTYISPDGTETTLEARDGDSVMEIAVKNGVKGIVAECGGACSCATCHVYVDEAFVGAAGEVSDLEDDMLDGAESERLPVSRLSCQIKMCAELDGLKVRIAPKQ
- a CDS encoding SDR family NAD(P)-dependent oxidoreductase, yielding MGASPQFDGKVVIVTGAAGGLGRAFAQGFAAEGAQLVVADIDQAGVEETASMLNASGAKAIAVKVDVTSKESTDALAQAALDAFGRIDVLINNAAIYATLTRKPFTEIDPAEWDRVMNVNVKGAWLCSASVYPKMAQPGGRIVNIASATVFSGSPLWMHYVASKGAVIGMTRVMAREVGPQGVTVNAIAPGFTLTEASLSLMEDAETYGVDRGAIKRASQPEDIVGTAIFLAGEQSGYITGQTLVVDGGKQFI
- a CDS encoding HD domain-containing protein, whose translation is MSTPSHSPVVNHLGRDVTGKIPDASRVPGMIELNERDGAIWSLAKDFLRTRDNDAHSLYAYSIAQALLSQIPEADENIVLPAILLHDTGWSTVDERLALEAIAPGADDSLRHLIIQHEKEGARIAREILEQVGVPEEDIVQIVDIIDGHDTRLVTINTNDALVKDSDKVWRVTPHGRRVVMDWFGIDAEQSLRLCAYRAYNELFTDQAKAMSRVLVTTACMDFSEEIAHTYTREDVA